AGCGTTAAGGGGCATAGTTCCGGATGGCGGGAATATTGTCCGTACGGGAGTACGTGCCCGGGGCGCCGCCGTCACGGTGTGCTCCGCCCGTGTGGCCGTGCGCCTGTGCGTGCGCTCTTCTGCGGTCATGGGGGGAGGGCTTCCATGGATGGTGCGTGGGTCGGCCCGCTGTACTGGATCCAGCGGGCTGGGGGACACCGCCGCCTTCATCCCCGCGGGCGGCGGACCGGTCCGGGAGGTGCAGGGCGCCTCCCGGACCGTGCGTTGCGCGCCGTGGCCGATGTGGTGTGCACAGGTCTGGCCATCCACGGCCGATTTGGCCGAAAAACGATGGTGCCGTACGGCGTCACCGATGCCCCCGAGCGGTCTCTGGGGGGTTCAACTGCCGCTCAAAAGGGGCGCATTCGGTGGCGCACGTGCCGCCCGGTCGCCTCTCTCGTAGGCCTCCTTCGTGGCAGCATGGGGACTCTGTTCCTGTGATTTCCTCTGATTCCTTCTGACGAGGTTCTGTCCACAACCTGTGGAGGCGGCGATGCGGTGGTTGGTGGGGTGGAGCAGTACCGCCGCCGGGCCCGTGCGGTTCGGGTCCGCGGGCTCGACCGGACCTGACGGGGAGACCGTCCATCCCGTGGGTTCGCAGCTCCTGTGGGGTGACCCCGATCCGCTGTGGGCGGTCGGCGACTGGCGTCCGGACGAGGTCAGGATCGTCAGCGCCGACGAGCAGACCCGTATCGCCGTACTCGGCACCTGCGGCGCCACCGACGAGCAGCTGCGGGTCGGCCTGTTCGCCGCGCGCGGCGGGGCCCTGCGCCACCTCACCGCCTGGTCCGGCAGCTACACCGCGGTCGTCCAGGTCGGCCGGCGCCTCATGGTCGCCGGTGATCTCGCGGGCGCACGGCCCGTGTTCTACACGCCCTGGGCCGGCGGCACCGCGTACGCGACGGCCGCCCTGCCGCTCGCCGACCTGATCGAGGCCCACCTCGACATCGGCCATCTCGCGGCCCTGCTCGCCGCCCCCGACGTGCCCGAAGCCCTGCACGACTCGACGCCGTACCAGGGCGTACACCGCATCCCGCCGGGCCACGCGCTGATCCTGCGCGCCGGTGCCCGCGAGATCGCCGGCTACGAACCGGTCGCGTCGCTCGCCGTCGCCGCGCCCTCCGCGGACCCCACCGGCGCGGTGGACGCCCTGCGCGACGCGCTCGTCGAGGCCGTACGCGCCCGGCTCGCCGCGCCCCGGCACGTCCCCGGCGCCGACATCGACCCGGGACCCGTCCCCGGCATGGGCCCCGCCGAGCGGCGCGCGGCCCGCGGCATGCCCGTGCCCGGCATCGGCGCCGACCTCTCCGGAGGACCCGCGTCCGGAACTCTCGCGCTGCTCGCGGCGGGACTGCCCGGGCTGCCCGGCACGGTCCTCGGCCACGGCACGGGCGCGGGCGAACGCCTCCTCGCCGTCACCTTCAACGACCTGTCCGCGGGCGCCGAAGGACGCGAGGCCGAACTCCAGCGCGCGGGCGCCATCGCCGCGAACCCCCGGCTGCACCACGTCGTCGTCACCGCAGGCGAAGAGGCGCTCCCTTACGCCGAGTTGGACGGCCCCCTCACCGACGAGCCCGGCCCCTCCCTGATCACCGCCGCCCGCCACCGCACGCGCCTTCTCTCCGGGAGCGCCGACCACTTCACGGGCTACGGCGCCCGCCAGGTCCTCGACGCGCACCCGGCCCGCCTTGCCGACCTCCTCATGGACCGGCGCCGGCGCCACATGGTCAAGCCGGTCGCCGCGCTCGCCAAGGCGGACGGCGGTTCCGTGCTGGTGCCCGCGCGCGTGTACGGCGCGGCGCGCAAGCTGGCCCGCACGCCGTACAAGGCGGGCATCGCAAGCCTCGCGGAGCGGCTGCTGCAGCGGAATTTCGAGGACCCGGGCGGTGAAGCGGGCGCCGTCGGCGCATCGCTCGCGGCCCTCGCCTGGGCGAGACCGGGGCCCGCCGCGCGCTGGCTGACGGGCGAGGCCCTCGCTGAAGTATCGGTTCGCCTCCAGGACGGCGCGACGCGTCCGGGGCCAGGACCGGGGCAGCGGCCCGGCGCGTTCCGGGCCCGCGCCGCTCTCGCCCGTCACGCGGCGGACCTGCGCGTCCTCGAACAGGCCGCCGAGGTCCGCTTCCAGCGCCTGCACGCCCCCTTCCTCGACAACCAGGTCGTACGCGCCTCCCGCGCCCTCCCCGAGGCGCTCCGCGTCCGGCCCGGCGCCCGCGCCGACATCCTGCGCACCGTCCTCGAAGGCGCCGGCGTCAGCGAACTCCCCGCCGGCTGGGGCGCCCCCTCGCACGCGTCATCCGCCGCGGCGGCCCGCACCGGCCTGCGCGTCCGTGCCGACCACCTCATCCAGCTCTTCGACACCCCGCTCCTCGCCCAGACCGGCCTGATCGAGGCCCGCGTCGTCCGGAAGGCCCTGCGCGCGGCGGCCGACGGCGAGCCCCTGCCGCTGGACGGCCTCGCCGACCTCGTCTCCCTCGAACTCTGGCTGCGCCGCCTGCTCGCCCGCCGCGGCACCTGCTGGACCGGCACCCCGGCCCGCCAGCGCGCCGTCCCCACCGGGAGCGTCGCACCGCAGCGGGGCGCACTGGGAGCCGGGCGCTGAAGCACTGCGCCCGTGGTGTCCTCAGCACCCCGAACCGGAATCCGCGCGACTGAGCCCGTCCCGACCGTGAGAATGGACCCGTGCGGTACCGAATCCTGGGCGTCACCGAGGCGTACGACGATCAAGGCACACCCCTGCCCGTGGGCGGACAGCGCCTGCGCGCCCTGCTCACGTCGCTCGCGCTGCAAGCCGGCCGCACCGCCCCCGCGGACGCGCTCATCGACGACGTATGGGCCGACGAGCCACCCGCCGACGCGACCGCCGCCCTCCAGGCCCTCGTCGGCCGACTGCGCCGTGTCCTCGGCAAAGACGCCGTCACTTCGGAGGCGGGCGGCGGCTATCGCCTCGCCGCCCGCCCCGACGACGTGGACCTGTACGTCTTCGAGCGCCTCGCCCGTGAGGGCACGGCCGCCCTCACGGCGCACGACCCGGCGACCGCGTCCCGCGCCCTGCGCGACGCGCTCGCCCTGTGGCGCGGACCCGCACTCGCCGACCTCGCCGACCGCACCGCCGCGACCCGCCCCGAGGCCCAGCGCCTCGAAGCGGCACGCGCGCGCGTGGCGGCCGATCTGCAGCTCGGCCGCGCCGCGGACGTCGTACCGGAGCTGACCGAACTCACCCGCGCCCACCCGTACGACGAGCCGCTGCACGCCCTCCTCATCCGCGCCCTGCGCGACGCGGGCCGCGGTGCCGACGCACTCGCCGCCTACGAGACGGCCCGCCACACCCTCGCCGACGGCCTCGGCGCGGACCCCGGACCCGAACTGGCCGCCCTGTACGCCGACTTGCTCGACCCCGCCCGCGTCCACGCCGGAGAGTCCGGCCGCCCGGCGCCGCCCCGGCAGTCGCAGCGCGCCGGCAATCTGAGGCCACGCCTCAACTCGTTCGTCGGCCGGGAACCCGAACTCGACGCCATCCGTTCAGACTTGCGAGCGGCCCGCCTCGTCACCCTTACCGGACCGGGCGGCTCCGGCAAGACCCGCCTCGCCGAGGAAGCCGCCGCCGAGCACCCCCGTGCCTGGCTCGCCGAGCTCGCCCCGCTCGACCAGCCCGAGGCCGTGGCGGGCGCCGTCGTCAGCGCCCTCGGCCTGCGCGAGACGGTCCTGATGACCAGCGAGCACACTGCGCCGCAGGACGACCCCGTGGCGCTGCTCGTCGAGCACTGCGCCCAGCGCAGCCTGCTCCTGATCCTTGACAACTGCGAACACGTCATCGGCGCCGCGGCCGAGCTCGCCGAGACCCTCCTCACCCACTGCCCCGGCCTCACGGTCCTCGCCACCAGCCGCGAACCCCTGGGCGTGCCCGGCGAGTCCGTGCGCCCCGTCGAACCCCTGCCGCCCGACCCCGCGCACCGCCTGTTCGACGAGCGCGCCCGCGCCGTGCGCCCCGACTTCGACGTCACCGGCGACCCCGAGGCCGTGGCCGAGATCTGCCGCCGCCTCGACGGCCTGCCGCTCGCCATCGAACTGGCCGCCGCCCGCCTCAGACTCCTCACCCCCCGCCAGATCGCGGACCGTCTCGACGACCGCTTCCGCCTGCTGACCAGCGGCAGCCGCACCGTACTGCCCCGCCAGCAGACCCTGCGCGCGGTCGTCGACTGGTCCTGGGACCTCCTCGACGAGCAGGAGCGCACGGTCCTGCGCGAGGCGTCCGTCTTCGCCGGCGGCTGGGACCTGGAGGCCGCGGAGGCCGTCTGCACCGGCCCCGCATCCGACCTGATCGGCGCGCTCGTCGACAAGTCCCTCCTGGTGGCCACCCCGGGCCACGGCAGCATGCGGTACCGGATGCTGGAGACGATCCACGAGTACGCGACCGAACGCGCCGCCGAGACACCGCTGCTGCGCACCGAGGCCGAGCGGCGCCACGTCGCCTGCTTCCGAGCCCTCGTCGAGAAGGCCGACCCGCTCCTGCGCTCCGCCGAGCAACTCCCCTGGATCGAGCGCCTGGAGACGGAGCTCGACAACATCCGCGCCGCCCTGCACCGCTCCACGGTCACCGGCGACACCGAGTCCGCGGTCGAACTCGCCCTCTCCACCGGCTGGTTCTGGTGGCTGCGCAACTACCGCAGGGAGGGCGCCGAATGGGTCGGCCACATCCTGGAGGAGCTGCTCCCGACGCCCCGCCCGGAGCGTCCGGCCCCCTCCGAATGCCGGGGCCCCCGGTCCGACGGGCGGACGTTCCCCGCTGCGGGCGACCTGGCGGACGAGGACGACCCGCTGTACTGGCCTCTCATGGAGCTGCGCCTCCTGCACATCTTCTTCGTGGCCCAGTCCGAACCCGAGAGCGCCCTGCGCGGGGAGGCCGACCGTGAGTACCTCGTGCGGGTGCGCGACGCCTTCGCGCGGCCCGGGCCCACGGGGGCCCGCTTCCCCGGCATCATCTGGCCGTTCACCGTGCACTTCCTGGACAACCCGGAAGACGTCAGGGCCGCCCTCGACCAGGCCATCGCCAACTGCCGGGTGTACGGCGGCGAGTGGGAGGTCGGCGTCACCCTGATGTTCCGTACGCACACCGCCGTCGACGGGCCGGGCAACCTCACGGGCGTCGACGACGACGTCGCCGAGCTGCGGACCATCAGCCGCCGCGTCGGGGACCGGTGGATGCGGGCCCAGGTGTGCAGCGCGGCCGGTGAGGCGGCCATCGCGCGCAGCCGGTTCGACGAGGCGAAGGGCGAGTTCGAGGAGGCGCTGCGCCTCGCCTACGAGGTGGCCGCCTATGCGGAGGCACCGTTCCTCATCGCCCGGCTCGGAGAGATCGCCTACCGCTCCGGTGAACCCGAAGCGGCCCGCAAGCTCCTGGCCGAGGCGAGCGGGGAGGCCGACCGGTACGGGGTGCCGGACCCGCATGCATACGTGCACCTCCTGAACGCGCTGATGGCGGTGGAGGACGGCGAGGTGGCACGGGCCCGCGCGCTGTGCGACGAGGCGGCCAGGGAGTCGTCGCGCGGTACGCCGCCTCCGCAGTTCACGGCGGCCGTCGGGGGTGTCGACGCGCGGATCACCGCGGCCGAGTCGGGGCCCGCGCGCGGCCTCTCGGTCCTCACCGACGCCCTGCGGTACGCGGTCGAGACCCGTTGCGCGGAGATCGTCAACGCGGGCCTCGCGGGCCGCGGAGCACTGTTCCTGGCCCAGCTGGGCGACACGGAGGGCGCGGTACGGCTGGTGGCCGCGTCCGACGGCTGGCTCGGCGGCGCCGAGCGCCCGCTGCCCGAACGCGCCGAGATCGAGGCGATGGAGGCGGAGGCGGTCGCCGCACTGGGCGCCGACAGGTACGCCGAAGCGCGCGCCGCGGGGGCGGGACACACGGCGGCCGAGGCGGTCACTCACCTGACGGAACACGTCCGCCGCTTCAACTAGGACCGCTCACGCCTCAGCCGGGGCTCACCGGCAGGTGAAACGGGACTCCGCCCAGTCCCCGACCGCGAGGGAGTCGAAGTTCGTCTGTGGCTCGGTGACCAGCCGGATCGCCGTGCGCCCCGCGAGATTCACATGAACCGGAACGGCAGCGTCCCCGCCCCTGAGGACCTGCGACCTCCACAGGCGCACCCCGTCCGCGTACACGGAGAACCGCACCGCTCCCGTGCCGAGCGTCATGTCGTCGACACCGGCGAAGGCGTCGTAAGCGGTGCAGCTGCGGTTGAGGTCGATGGTCACGGAGGATTTCGCGTGGACGGTGACGCCGTTCGCGTACTGCTTGTCCGCGACGCGCAGGCCGTAGCGCTGCCACACCCAGCTGCTCTCGCCGGGCCGGATCTCCGGCTCGGTGCCGTCGCCGAGTCCGGCGTACGACAGCTGATTGAGCTGGTAGACGGCCGGGGCGGGCGAGGGAGGCGTGGGCTTCGGAGTGGGCTCGGGCGTCGGCTTCGGGGCCGGCTTCGGGGGTGGTGTCGGCTTGGGCGTCGGCTTCGGGGTGGGCGTCGGCTTCGGCGCGGGCTCGGGGGGAGGCGTCGGCTGTGGCGGGGCCGGCGGCTCGGGCTTCGGCTTCGGGGGAGGCGTCGGCTTCGACGGGGTGATCGGCTGCGAGACCGCCGGCTTCTCCTTGCGCGCCTCCGGCTTGGGCTTCTGCGGATCGCCCGCGAGGGCGATCGCCACCGCCACGGCCACGCCCGCCGCGACCACACCGGCCGCGATGCCCGCCTTCACGGGCGCGCCGAGCCCCTCGGACGCCGCGGCGCCCCCGCCCGCGGCCCCGCCGGAACCGCCGCCCGCCGCGGCCGCCGCACCGGCGCCCGCCGCACTCGCGGCGCCGCCGCCGATGAGCGCGACGACCTTCGCGTACCCGGCGGCACCGAACCAGCCGATGACCGCGACCGGCACGACACCGGGGATCCCGCTGGCGACTTCCTTGATCTGACCGGCGGCGAGCCGGCACTTGGCGCACTCCTCCAGATGCTTGCGCAGGCCGCGCTCGGCCCGGGTGCGCAGGCTGCCGCGGGCGTACGCGCCGAGCCGGTCGGCGTAGCGCGCGCACTCCTCGTCCTGGGTGAGGGTGGTG
The DNA window shown above is from Streptomyces sp. NBC_01445 and carries:
- a CDS encoding asparagine synthase-related protein, yielding MRWLVGWSSTAAGPVRFGSAGSTGPDGETVHPVGSQLLWGDPDPLWAVGDWRPDEVRIVSADEQTRIAVLGTCGATDEQLRVGLFAARGGALRHLTAWSGSYTAVVQVGRRLMVAGDLAGARPVFYTPWAGGTAYATAALPLADLIEAHLDIGHLAALLAAPDVPEALHDSTPYQGVHRIPPGHALILRAGAREIAGYEPVASLAVAAPSADPTGAVDALRDALVEAVRARLAAPRHVPGADIDPGPVPGMGPAERRAARGMPVPGIGADLSGGPASGTLALLAAGLPGLPGTVLGHGTGAGERLLAVTFNDLSAGAEGREAELQRAGAIAANPRLHHVVVTAGEEALPYAELDGPLTDEPGPSLITAARHRTRLLSGSADHFTGYGARQVLDAHPARLADLLMDRRRRHMVKPVAALAKADGGSVLVPARVYGAARKLARTPYKAGIASLAERLLQRNFEDPGGEAGAVGASLAALAWARPGPAARWLTGEALAEVSVRLQDGATRPGPGPGQRPGAFRARAALARHAADLRVLEQAAEVRFQRLHAPFLDNQVVRASRALPEALRVRPGARADILRTVLEGAGVSELPAGWGAPSHASSAAAARTGLRVRADHLIQLFDTPLLAQTGLIEARVVRKALRAAADGEPLPLDGLADLVSLELWLRRLLARRGTCWTGTPARQRAVPTGSVAPQRGALGAGR
- a CDS encoding BTAD domain-containing putative transcriptional regulator, which produces MRYRILGVTEAYDDQGTPLPVGGQRLRALLTSLALQAGRTAPADALIDDVWADEPPADATAALQALVGRLRRVLGKDAVTSEAGGGYRLAARPDDVDLYVFERLAREGTAALTAHDPATASRALRDALALWRGPALADLADRTAATRPEAQRLEAARARVAADLQLGRAADVVPELTELTRAHPYDEPLHALLIRALRDAGRGADALAAYETARHTLADGLGADPGPELAALYADLLDPARVHAGESGRPAPPRQSQRAGNLRPRLNSFVGREPELDAIRSDLRAARLVTLTGPGGSGKTRLAEEAAAEHPRAWLAELAPLDQPEAVAGAVVSALGLRETVLMTSEHTAPQDDPVALLVEHCAQRSLLLILDNCEHVIGAAAELAETLLTHCPGLTVLATSREPLGVPGESVRPVEPLPPDPAHRLFDERARAVRPDFDVTGDPEAVAEICRRLDGLPLAIELAAARLRLLTPRQIADRLDDRFRLLTSGSRTVLPRQQTLRAVVDWSWDLLDEQERTVLREASVFAGGWDLEAAEAVCTGPASDLIGALVDKSLLVATPGHGSMRYRMLETIHEYATERAAETPLLRTEAERRHVACFRALVEKADPLLRSAEQLPWIERLETELDNIRAALHRSTVTGDTESAVELALSTGWFWWLRNYRREGAEWVGHILEELLPTPRPERPAPSECRGPRSDGRTFPAAGDLADEDDPLYWPLMELRLLHIFFVAQSEPESALRGEADREYLVRVRDAFARPGPTGARFPGIIWPFTVHFLDNPEDVRAALDQAIANCRVYGGEWEVGVTLMFRTHTAVDGPGNLTGVDDDVAELRTISRRVGDRWMRAQVCSAAGEAAIARSRFDEAKGEFEEALRLAYEVAAYAEAPFLIARLGEIAYRSGEPEAARKLLAEASGEADRYGVPDPHAYVHLLNALMAVEDGEVARARALCDEAARESSRGTPPPQFTAAVGGVDARITAAESGPARGLSVLTDALRYAVETRCAEIVNAGLAGRGALFLAQLGDTEGAVRLVAASDGWLGGAERPLPERAEIEAMEAEAVAALGADRYAEARAAGAGHTAAEAVTHLTEHVRRFN
- a CDS encoding sigma-70 family RNA polymerase sigma factor, producing the protein MSVDGRGEPLENSGAGDTGTGGLPARQVPSQGGPRRDDSPGSEPPGPSAPAGPSDAPGEGRSDLSVPQQREHGVDPGTSVLPPPRETPPADADLIACMRSGDDTAYEELYRRHSAAVRRYARTCCRDAHTADDLTAEVFARMLQAVRGGSGPEHAVRAYLLTTVRRVAAGWTKSAKREHLVEDFAVFAQQAARSSEVSDDDTLDLGADVLAMHEAEQSMAMQAFRSLPERWQAVLWHTEVEDESPSEVATLFGLDANGTRVLAKRAREGLKEAYLQAHVSTTLTQDEECARYADRLGAYARGSLRTRAERGLRKHLEECAKCRLAAGQIKEVASGIPGVVPVAVIGWFGAAGYAKVVALIGGGAASAAGAGAAAAAGGGSGGAAGGGAAASEGLGAPVKAGIAAGVVAAGVAVAVAIALAGDPQKPKPEARKEKPAVSQPITPSKPTPPPKPKPEPPAPPQPTPPPEPAPKPTPTPKPTPKPTPPPKPAPKPTPEPTPKPTPPSPAPAVYQLNQLSYAGLGDGTEPEIRPGESSWVWQRYGLRVADKQYANGVTVHAKSSVTIDLNRSCTAYDAFAGVDDMTLGTGAVRFSVYADGVRLWRSQVLRGGDAAVPVHVNLAGRTAIRLVTEPQTNFDSLAVGDWAESRFTCR